Proteins encoded within one genomic window of Halobacteroides halobius DSM 5150:
- a CDS encoding FxLYD domain-containing protein, with protein sequence MKHKLIGLLLISLLITGFTVWAQEYLIIKDKEVKLRTEPEGLVITTLPQKSKLKVVNQVGNWIKVKGKVEVEGWIPENTTSSATNKESIATRIDGGFICNKINFINSNGLIKVTGSMTNQSGEGYHIATFIVTVYNEAGEQFGKGYINIGNFAKQETERFSSILSGRFEKVGSYQIRLQEK encoded by the coding sequence ATGAAGCATAAACTAATTGGTTTACTACTAATCAGTTTATTAATTACCGGATTTACTGTTTGGGCCCAAGAATACTTAATTATTAAAGATAAAGAGGTTAAACTTAGAACTGAACCAGAAGGATTAGTCATTACCACATTACCACAAAAAAGTAAATTAAAAGTAGTTAACCAAGTAGGAAATTGGATTAAAGTAAAAGGTAAAGTAGAAGTTGAAGGCTGGATCCCAGAGAATACAACTAGCTCAGCTACTAACAAAGAATCAATTGCTACTAGAATAGATGGTGGCTTTATCTGTAATAAGATCAATTTTATAAATTCTAATGGATTGATTAAAGTTACAGGAAGTATGACTAACCAATCAGGAGAGGGCTATCATATTGCTACATTTATAGTCACCGTTTATAATGAAGCAGGAGAACAATTTGGAAAGGGCTATATCAACATCGGAAACTTTGCTAAACAAGAAACAGAACGATTTAGTAGTATATTAAGTGGCCGATTTGAAAAAGTAGGTAGTTATCAAATTCGCTTACAAGAAAAATAA
- a CDS encoding YraN family protein, which translates to MNKRTLGSKGEIIAKEFLQKQGYKIKEENFWSRYGEIDIIAEDDDYLVFVEVKFSHQTSYVRPQEQITYYKQQHLKRVANYYLVTQQIEKDCRFDVVAILQNEEQQEIELIRNAFLV; encoded by the coding sequence ATGAACAAGCGTACTTTAGGGAGTAAAGGGGAAATAATAGCAAAAGAATTCTTACAAAAGCAGGGTTATAAAATAAAAGAGGAAAATTTTTGGTCTCGTTATGGTGAAATAGATATTATAGCAGAAGATGATGATTACTTGGTATTTGTAGAGGTCAAATTCTCGCATCAAACATCTTATGTTAGACCCCAAGAGCAGATCACATATTATAAACAACAACATTTAAAAAGAGTAGCCAATTATTATTTAGTTACTCAACAAATAGAAAAAGATTGTCGGTTTGATGTAGTAGCTATACTGCAAAATGAGGAGCAACAAGAAATTGAATTGATTAGGAATGCTTTTTTAGTTTAG